A stretch of the Amia ocellicauda isolate fAmiCal2 chromosome 10, fAmiCal2.hap1, whole genome shotgun sequence genome encodes the following:
- the LOC136759603 gene encoding G-protein coupled receptor 183, whose protein sequence is MELSAQMSFSNASCPEYQYTKIFIVWFSIFYSIICIVGITMNTLGLYTICKGMTKTTSTLLYLINLILADLLFAIVLPLRIVYFAMGLNWKLGEIMCRLYGYLFYVNIYTSINFMVCISVDRCLAVFQPLELHKFRKISFAKCVCVFVWIFTCATNGVIFFLPNIYIQNGTVALCMEISNVENNPKFSGQILTAVIFSYYIPFLILFCCYCCVGVKLCKLSRNPVSSSSGRSHRKSLRMVIAVLLVFIVCYTPYNITLTQHMIKILRGNVSCDDKNSFKLYLQSTMSVMNLSFILDPFIYFASFKFQLSFLFKCRENESDINLSSASKKASATEQNCSSD, encoded by the coding sequence ATGGAGTTGTCAGCACAGATGTCTTTCAGCAATGCATCGTGTCCCGAGTACCAGTATACAAAGATTTTCATTGTGTGGTTCAGCATATTTTACAGCATTATCTGCATTGTTGGGATAACAATGAACACCCTGGGTTTGTATACGATTTGCAAGGGGATGACGAAGACCACGTCCACGTTACTTTATCTAATCAACTTGATTCTGGCCGATTTACTGTTTGCCATTGTTCTACCACTGAGGATAGTTTACTTTGCCATGGGTTTGAACTGGAAACTGGGGGAAATCATGTGCAGACTTTATGGATATCTCTTTTACGTCAATATTTACACCAGCATTAATTTCATGGTGTGCATAAGCGTTGATCGCTGCTTGGCAGTGTTTCAGCCTCTTGAACTGCATAAGTTTCGAAAGATTTCTTTTGCaaaatgtgtctgtgtctttgtgtggaTCTTTACTTGTGCTACAAATGGCGTCATCTTTTTCCTTCCCAACATCTACATACAAAATGGCACGGTGGCACTGTGCATGGAGATATCCAATGTTGAAAATAACCCAAAATTCTCAGGACAAATTCTGACTGCAGtcatattttcatattataTACCCTTTCTCATTCTCTTCTGCTGTTACTGTTGTGTGGGAGTGAAGCTGTGCAAACTGTCCAGAAATCCAGTAAGCAGCAGCTCGGGAAGATCCCACAGGAAGTCTCTAAGAATGGTCATAGCTGTCCTGCTTGTATTCATTGTCTGCTACACACCATACAATATCACCCTGACCCAGCACATGATCAAGATACTAAGGGGGAATGTTTCTTGCGATGATAAAAATAGTTTCAAGCTGTATCTCCAAAGTACTATGTCTGTGATGAACTTGAGCTTCATCCTTGATCCCTTTATATACTTTGCATCATTCAAGTTTCAGCTGTCCTTTCTTTTTAAGTGCAGAGAAAATGAGTCAGATATTAATTTGTCATCTGCATCAAAAAAAGCATCTGCCACAGAGCAGAACTGTTCATCTGACTAG